The genomic window GGACGATCTTCCGAACGGTGATGAGCGAGAACGCCGAACGATGGGTGACCCTTGCGGATGAGCGGTTGCGAGCAGCGGGCATCCCGGCGCTGATGATGCCCGGCAACGACGATGAGCCGGAGGTGAAGCGCATCCTGACACAAGGCGACTGGATCACCGATGCGGAGGGTCGGTGTGTCGAGCTCGAAGGGTTTCAGGTGATCAGCTGGGGCTACGCGACAACGACTCCGTGGCACAGCCCTCGCGAGATCACGGAGGCGGAAATGGCGGTCGCGCTCGACGGGCTGGTTGACCAGCTCGACGTCCGTCGCCCGGTGATCTTCAACTTCCACGACCCACCGATCGAGTCCGGTCTCGACCTTGCCTACAAGATGACGCCGGATATGAAGCTTGTCATGGCCGGTGGTCAGGCATTGCTCGCTCCGGTGGGGAGCACGGCGGTGCGCGCCGTGCTCGAACGCGTCCAACCCGTACTCTCCCTCCACGGCCACATCCACGAATCTCGGGGGATCGGCAAGGTCGGCCGAAGCGTCGTGATCAACCCAGGAAGCGCCTATTCAGATGGGACGCTCCAGGGCGTCTTGATCACGCTGACCGAGGACAAGGTCGTCGGCCAGCAACTCGTGACGGGCTAAGGAAACCTGCGTGGCCGCGCCCATTGCACCACCCGACCGGGCGAGAGCCGATGGACCCGTCATTGCCGTCATCGGTGATGCCGCACTCGACCTCTCCTTCGAGGTTGCCTCGTTCGATGGGGTCGACGAGAAGGTCGAGGCGACCAGCAGCCGCGAGCTCGGCGGGACCGGGGCGAACGCCGCAGCGGCGATCGTTCAACTCGGTGGACAGGCGCGCCTCCACGCGGTCGTCGCGCGGGACCCGATCGGGGACTTCATCCTTAGACAGCTCATCGATCGTGGGCTCGACACGGCCGACATGGCGATCGTCGACGGCCGCTCGACGGTGGCAGTGATCCTGCGCAGCCGCGAACGGCGCCTCGTCATCGTCGACCGTGGCGTCGCGGACAAGGTGAGCCATCTCGATCCGGCGGTCGTCGCCGATGGCGCGGCGGTCGTGTATCTGAGCGCCGTGCCCTGGGCAGTGGCTGCGAACATCATAGCTAAGAGCACCGTTCCCGTGGTCGTCGGCCTCGAG from Chloroflexota bacterium includes these protein-coding regions:
- a CDS encoding carbohydrate kinase family protein produces the protein MAAPIAPPDRARADGPVIAVIGDAALDLSFEVASFDGVDEKVEATSSRELGGTGANAAAAIVQLGGQARLHAVVARDPIGDFILRQLIDRGLDTADMAIVDGRSTVAVILRSRERRLVIVDRGVADKVSHLDPAVVADGAAVVYLSAVPWAVAANIIAKSTVPVVVGLEARQLADLGAGGTPQAVAQVLDRAHVVLTNEAGAGALAEILRQLATATVVVTRGAAGAMLRVHGGPYVEVHAPAIDVVDATGAGDCFAGALCYFLAGGSRIESVVRLATIAASLSTRQRGAQAGLPGEAEVRAIFQNQAL
- a CDS encoding metallophosphoesterase — translated: MAKKLTIFYASDIHGSEKVFRKFLNAAPFYKAQAVIFGGDLTGKSLVPLVEVAPGRFEAKAEGIAGEVESGSALEALETAIRGRGSYPYRTTPAELTAMNADPDLVRTIFRTVMSENAERWVTLADERLRAAGIPALMMPGNDDEPEVKRILTQGDWITDAEGRCVELEGFQVISWGYATTTPWHSPREITEAEMAVALDGLVDQLDVRRPVIFNFHDPPIESGLDLAYKMTPDMKLVMAGGQALLAPVGSTAVRAVLERVQPVLSLHGHIHESRGIGKVGRSVVINPGSAYSDGTLQGVLITLTEDKVVGQQLVTG